From Pararhodobacter zhoushanensis, the proteins below share one genomic window:
- a CDS encoding ABC transporter permease translates to MPCLTRGSVMTDVGTIRPPRNQWWDVWDQFKTHRGAVIGSIVFLLICAFCFIGPFLWEYSATYIDIRSRNQGPSWAHPFGTDQLGRDIFARMMKGGQVSLAVGIAAMVLSVFLGALIGVLAGYFRRLDGPLMRLTDLFLALPLLPLLLVMSMLFRQKLSAMFGVETGMFLMIVTAIAITSWMRTARVVRGDVLALKEREYVLAARSIGTPNRRLITRHILPNVLSPVMVSATLMIATAIITESALSFLGMGFPPDFPTWGRLVSDGIDYLQQYPSRAMLPGVFISLVVLSVNYIGDGLRDALDPRIRGR, encoded by the coding sequence ATGCCGTGCTTGACCCGAGGATCCGTTATGACTGACGTCGGCACAATCCGCCCGCCCCGCAACCAATGGTGGGACGTCTGGGATCAGTTCAAGACCCACCGCGGCGCCGTTATCGGCAGCATCGTGTTCCTGCTGATCTGCGCGTTCTGCTTTATCGGGCCGTTCCTGTGGGAGTACAGCGCGACCTACATCGACATCCGGTCGCGCAATCAGGGCCCCTCATGGGCGCATCCCTTTGGCACGGATCAGCTGGGCCGGGATATCTTTGCCCGGATGATGAAGGGCGGGCAGGTCTCTCTGGCCGTCGGCATCGCCGCGATGGTGCTGTCGGTCTTCCTTGGCGCGCTGATCGGTGTGCTGGCAGGGTATTTCCGCCGGCTCGATGGCCCGCTGATGCGCCTGACCGACCTGTTCCTCGCCCTGCCCCTGTTGCCGCTCTTGCTGGTCATGTCGATGCTGTTTCGCCAGAAGCTGTCAGCGATGTTCGGGGTTGAGACGGGCATGTTCCTGATGATCGTCACCGCGATTGCGATCACCTCCTGGATGCGCACCGCGCGGGTCGTGAGGGGTGACGTGCTGGCGCTGAAAGAACGCGAATACGTTCTGGCCGCGCGGTCCATCGGCACGCCGAACCGGCGGCTGATCACGCGGCACATCCTGCCCAACGTGCTGTCGCCGGTGATGGTCTCGGCCACGCTGATGATCGCCACCGCCATCATCACCGAAAGCGCGCTCAGCTTTCTGGGCATGGGCTTTCCGCCGGACTTTCCCACCTGGGGCCGGCTGGTGAGCGACGGCATCGACTATCTGCAGCAATACCCTTCGCGGGCGATGCTGCCGGGTGTGTTCATCTCGCTGGTGGTGCTGAGCGTGAACTACATCGGTGACGGGTTGCGCGACGCGCTCGATCCCCGGATCCGGGGGCGCTGA
- a CDS encoding RSP_2648 family PIN domain-containing protein: protein MTKVFLDTCVLFPPILRDLLLGLADAGLFVPLWSEGVAAEWLHVTARKGEPGAAEALARMRARWPEGQGAAGDLSLLDLPDAADRHVLAAAIAAGADVLLTLNLRDFPRRALAHHGIRAVSPDDWVMELWLAGRETVEAEVARVWPGLSGRALRNAMKKADLPRLGRALEVD from the coding sequence TTGACTAAGGTCTTCCTCGACACCTGCGTTCTGTTTCCGCCGATCCTGCGTGATCTGCTGCTGGGGCTTGCCGATGCCGGGCTGTTCGTGCCGCTGTGGTCCGAAGGGGTCGCGGCGGAATGGCTGCACGTCACGGCGCGCAAGGGCGAGCCGGGCGCGGCCGAGGCGCTGGCGCGGATGCGCGCGCGCTGGCCAGAGGGGCAGGGTGCGGCGGGGGATCTGAGCCTGCTCGACCTGCCCGATGCCGCCGACCGGCATGTGCTGGCGGCGGCGATTGCGGCGGGGGCGGATGTGTTGCTGACGCTGAACTTGCGCGACTTTCCCCGCCGGGCGCTGGCGCATCACGGGATCCGGGCGGTGTCGCCGGATGATTGGGTGATGGAGCTGTGGCTGGCGGGGCGCGAGACGGTTGAGGCCGAGGTGGCGCGGGTCTGGCCGGGCCTGTCGGGGCGGGCGCTGCGCAACGCGATGAAGAAGGCGGATCTGCCCAGACTGGGCCGCGCTTTGGAAGTGGATTGA
- a CDS encoding RSP_2647 family RNA methyltransferase — MGGEPFQKARHDLAPPSRPIVRLRPKAEARAVRHGFPWVYADELVLDRRTAGLEPGALAVLEDAERREMGLVTVNPKSKIVARMLDRDHEAQLDAAWFEERIRHALALREALYDQPFYRLIHAEADRFPGVVIDRFGDVAVIQPNAAWAETHLDTLVAALQAVTGVKTVVKNATGRARSLEGLSEETVAMTGALDGPVPVHMNNAVYMADLLGGQKTGIFYDQRDNHAFAARLAKGGRVLDVFSHVGGFGLAALAGGAVSALAVDGSEPALTLAAKGAAAMGASDRFETRQSDAFEALETMATDGAQFELVVCDPPAFAPSRKSLDAGLRAYERLARMAAPLVAPGGYLVLCSCSHAADLANFRAACTRGIGKGQRQGQLIRTGFAGPDHPMLPQLAESGYLKALTFRLD; from the coding sequence ATGGGAGGGGAACCGTTTCAGAAAGCCCGCCATGACCTCGCTCCCCCCAGCCGCCCTATTGTCCGCCTGCGCCCCAAGGCCGAAGCCCGCGCCGTGCGCCACGGATTTCCGTGGGTCTATGCCGACGAACTGGTGCTCGACCGCCGCACCGCAGGGCTTGAGCCCGGCGCTTTGGCCGTGCTCGAAGACGCCGAGCGCCGCGAGATGGGGCTGGTCACCGTCAATCCCAAATCCAAGATCGTCGCGCGGATGCTCGACCGCGACCACGAGGCGCAGCTTGACGCCGCGTGGTTCGAAGAGCGCATCCGGCACGCGCTGGCGCTGCGCGAGGCGCTCTATGATCAGCCGTTCTACCGTCTGATCCATGCCGAGGCCGACCGCTTCCCCGGTGTGGTCATCGACCGTTTCGGCGATGTCGCCGTGATCCAGCCGAACGCGGCCTGGGCCGAGACCCATCTCGATACGCTGGTTGCCGCGCTTCAGGCGGTGACGGGGGTGAAAACGGTGGTCAAGAACGCGACGGGCCGTGCGCGCTCGCTGGAAGGTCTGTCCGAGGAAACCGTCGCCATGACCGGCGCGCTGGATGGCCCGGTGCCGGTGCACATGAACAACGCCGTCTACATGGCGGATCTGCTGGGCGGCCAGAAAACCGGCATCTTCTACGATCAGCGCGACAACCATGCTTTCGCGGCGCGTCTCGCCAAGGGTGGCCGGGTGCTGGACGTGTTCAGCCATGTCGGCGGCTTCGGGCTGGCGGCGCTCGCTGGTGGCGCTGTCTCTGCGCTGGCGGTGGACGGGTCCGAGCCTGCGCTGACGCTGGCCGCCAAGGGTGCGGCGGCGATGGGCGCGTCGGATCGGTTCGAAACCCGCCAGTCCGATGCGTTCGAGGCGCTGGAGACGATGGCCACCGACGGCGCGCAATTCGAGCTGGTCGTCTGCGATCCGCCCGCCTTCGCGCCCAGCCGCAAATCGCTGGACGCAGGCCTGCGCGCCTATGAGCGGCTGGCGCGCATGGCGGCACCGCTGGTCGCACCCGGCGGGTATCTGGTGCTGTGCTCGTGCTCGCACGCCGCGGACCTCGCGAATTTCCGCGCCGCCTGCACGCGCGGGATCGGCAAGGGCCAGCGTCAGGGGCAGTTGATCCGCACCGGTTTTGCCGGGCCGGACCACCCGATGCTGCCGCAGCTGGCCGAAAGCGGTTACCTGAAGGCGCTGACGTTCCGGCTTGACTAA
- a CDS encoding RSP_7527 family protein: protein MTENTQNLYEIKEFDLLTLEREARAMQARAVADMFKSLRRGVVALFARGGQAHTA, encoded by the coding sequence GTGACCGAGAACACTCAAAACCTGTACGAAATCAAAGAATTCGATCTGCTGACGCTGGAGCGTGAAGCCCGCGCCATGCAAGCGCGCGCCGTTGCGGACATGTTCAAGTCGCTGCGTCGCGGCGTTGTTGCCCTGTTCGCTCGCGGTGGCCAGGCGCACACTGCCTGA
- the edd gene encoding phosphogluconate dehydratase, with amino-acid sequence MTLDPRIRTVTERIIERSRPTRSLYLERLAKAAEQGPARAHLGCSNAAHAYAAMGQDKDALAAARQPNLGIVTAYNDMLSAHQPFEMYPQLIRDAARDAGATAQVAGGVPAMCDGVTQGRAGMELSLMSRDTIALAAGVAMSHDCFDAALWLGVCDKIVPGLVMAAASFGHVPAVFVPAGPMVSGLPNDEKAKVRQAFAQGKATREELMAAEMASYHGPGTCTFYGTANTNQMLMEIMGLMLPGAAFVNPGTQMREALTKAAVARAAAITHLGNDWRPAGHVLDEKAFVNGMVGLMATGGSTNLILHLPAMARAAGIRLELEDFDAVAQAVPLMAKVYPNGLADVNHFHAAGGLGYMVGDLLDAGLLHEDVETVAGTGLARYAQEPKLIDGALTWVDGPGESLNDRILRSTRDPFQATGGLKQLSGNLGRGVIKISAVDPSRHVIEAKARVFSDQAQVKTAFQAGEFTEDTIVVVRFQGPRANGMPELHSLTPVLAVLQDRGLKMALVTDGRMSGASGKVPAAIHVAPEAAAGGPIAKLRDGDLVRLDAVTGALEVLEDGFAARETVSADLSANDWGCGRDLFARLRGGATDATEGASILF; translated from the coding sequence ATGACCCTCGACCCCCGCATCCGCACCGTCACCGAGCGTATCATCGAGCGCTCGCGTCCGACCCGCAGCCTGTATCTTGAGCGACTCGCCAAAGCCGCCGAACAAGGCCCGGCCCGCGCGCATCTGGGCTGCTCGAACGCCGCCCATGCCTATGCAGCGATGGGACAGGACAAGGACGCATTGGCAGCGGCGCGTCAGCCCAATCTCGGCATCGTCACCGCGTATAATGACATGCTCAGCGCGCACCAGCCGTTCGAGATGTACCCGCAACTGATCCGCGACGCCGCGCGCGACGCCGGTGCCACCGCGCAGGTCGCGGGCGGTGTGCCGGCGATGTGCGACGGGGTCACGCAGGGTCGCGCGGGCATGGAATTGTCGCTGATGTCGCGCGACACCATCGCGCTGGCGGCGGGCGTGGCGATGAGCCACGACTGTTTCGACGCCGCGCTCTGGCTGGGGGTCTGCGACAAGATCGTGCCGGGTCTGGTGATGGCGGCGGCCAGCTTTGGCCATGTGCCGGCTGTGTTCGTACCCGCCGGGCCAATGGTCTCGGGCCTGCCGAATGACGAGAAAGCCAAGGTTCGTCAGGCCTTTGCACAAGGAAAGGCCACGCGCGAAGAGCTGATGGCGGCCGAGATGGCCAGCTATCACGGGCCGGGCACCTGCACCTTCTACGGCACCGCCAACACCAACCAGATGCTGATGGAGATCATGGGGCTGATGCTGCCGGGTGCCGCCTTCGTCAATCCGGGCACCCAGATGCGCGAGGCGCTGACCAAGGCGGCCGTCGCCCGCGCGGCGGCGATCACCCATCTGGGCAATGACTGGCGGCCTGCCGGGCATGTGCTGGACGAGAAGGCCTTTGTGAACGGCATGGTCGGGCTGATGGCGACCGGCGGGTCCACCAACCTGATCCTGCACCTGCCCGCCATGGCGCGCGCGGCGGGGATCCGGCTGGAGCTGGAAGATTTCGACGCCGTCGCGCAGGCGGTGCCGCTGATGGCCAAGGTCTATCCCAATGGGCTGGCCGACGTGAACCATTTCCACGCGGCGGGCGGCTTGGGCTATATGGTCGGCGATCTGCTGGACGCCGGGCTGTTGCACGAGGATGTCGAGACGGTCGCGGGCACGGGTCTGGCGCGCTATGCGCAAGAGCCCAAGCTGATCGACGGTGCGCTGACCTGGGTCGACGGACCGGGCGAAAGCCTGAACGACCGCATCCTGCGCTCGACCCGCGACCCGTTTCAGGCGACCGGCGGGTTGAAGCAGTTGAGCGGCAATCTGGGGCGTGGCGTGATCAAGATCTCGGCGGTGGACCCGTCGCGCCATGTGATCGAGGCGAAAGCGCGGGTGTTTTCCGATCAGGCGCAGGTCAAGACGGCGTTTCAGGCCGGCGAATTCACCGAGGACACGATTGTCGTCGTGCGCTTTCAGGGGCCGCGCGCCAATGGCATGCCCGAGCTTCACTCGCTGACGCCGGTGCTGGCGGTGCTGCAGGACCGCGGGCTGAAGATGGCTCTGGTGACGGATGGGCGGATGTCGGGGGCTTCGGGCAAGGTTCCGGCGGCGATCCATGTCGCGCCCGAAGCGGCAGCGGGCGGCCCGATCGCCAAGCTGCGCGACGGGGATCTGGTCCGGCTGGACGCGGTAACCGGGGCGCTGGAGGTGCTGGAAGACGGGTTTGCGGCGCGCGAAACGGTCAGCGCCGACCTGAGCGCCAATGACTGGGGTTGCGGGCGCGATCTGTTCGCCCGGCTGCGCGGCGGGGCGACCGATGCGACCGAGGGCGCGTCGATCCTGTTTTGA
- a CDS encoding MFS transporter, whose amino-acid sequence MPSFAQLSASRGPAACFVAMGLVWGAFMAAMPDIKAGLGVDDGTLGLLLIWGSVAAITMMTLAPRIGTALGRLALPGFAALMGLSVALMGAMSTPLGFVLALMTMGIASGALDVFMNARLSAIEAARGQSLMNLNHALYSLAFAAAAALTGVARAAGAGAVTTLSVTAGLVLLLSLIAIERDGRIEGLGGRSSPGGRAVLGLVPYLGGALILAGLMSENAVEAWSALYIERDLGGAVGSGSLAPALMGLTMGLGRLAGQGLSMRLPERRLLSGGLIVSVCGVLIVVVAIGPLMAYAGFVVLGFGASVVVPTALAMTGRLSDPQSRSRAIARATVIGYGGYFLGPPALGLAAELAGLRTSFALIAGVLALALLAARALSIRAAAHQG is encoded by the coding sequence ATGCCCTCCTTTGCCCAACTCTCTGCCTCGCGCGGTCCTGCCGCCTGCTTCGTCGCCATGGGGCTGGTCTGGGGCGCGTTCATGGCGGCGATGCCCGACATCAAGGCGGGGCTGGGCGTGGACGATGGCACGCTGGGTCTGCTGCTGATCTGGGGCTCGGTCGCGGCGATCACCATGATGACCCTCGCGCCGCGCATCGGCACCGCGCTGGGGCGCCTGGCGCTGCCCGGCTTTGCGGCGCTGATGGGGCTGTCGGTGGCGCTTATGGGGGCGATGAGCACGCCTTTGGGCTTTGTGTTGGCGCTGATGACCATGGGCATCGCCAGCGGCGCGCTGGATGTGTTCATGAACGCGCGGCTCTCGGCGATCGAGGCGGCGCGCGGCCAAAGCCTGATGAACCTCAACCACGCGCTCTATTCGCTGGCCTTCGCCGCTGCCGCCGCCCTGACCGGCGTGGCCCGCGCCGCCGGGGCGGGGGCGGTCACCACGCTGAGCGTCACGGCCGGGCTGGTGCTGCTGTTATCGCTCATCGCCATCGAGCGTGACGGGCGGATCGAGGGGCTTGGCGGCCGTTCCAGCCCCGGCGGACGCGCCGTGCTCGGGCTGGTGCCTTATCTGGGCGGCGCGTTGATCCTCGCAGGCCTGATGAGCGAAAACGCGGTCGAGGCGTGGTCGGCGCTCTATATCGAACGCGATCTCGGCGGCGCGGTCGGCTCGGGCTCGCTCGCGCCGGCGCTGATGGGGTTGACAATGGGGTTGGGGCGGCTGGCCGGGCAGGGGCTCTCGATGCGTCTGCCTGAGCGTCGCCTGCTGTCGGGCGGGCTGATCGTGTCGGTCTGCGGTGTGCTGATCGTGGTCGTCGCCATTGGTCCGCTGATGGCCTATGCGGGCTTTGTGGTCTTGGGTTTTGGGGCGTCGGTCGTGGTCCCCACCGCGCTGGCGATGACCGGGCGCCTGTCGGATCCGCAATCGCGCAGCCGGGCCATCGCCCGCGCGACGGTGATCGGCTACGGCGGCTATTTCCTCGGCCCGCCCGCCCTCGGCCTCGCCGCCGAACTTGCCGGGCTGCGCACCTCTTTCGCGCTGATCGCCGGCGTCCTGGCGCTCGCTCTCCTCGCCGCCCGCGCCCTGTCAATCCGCGCAGCCGCCCATCAGGGCTGA
- a CDS encoding 50S ribosomal protein L25/general stress protein Ctc: protein MAGEIPDLIAEVRTGTGKGAARQSRRDGKVPGVVYGGGAEPISIDFNYNYLLKRLKEGRFLSKLWNLKVEGQEDVRVIARAVQRDVVKDLPTHVDLMRLRRTSRINLFVHVEFENHAAAPGLKRGGTMVVVRPEVELNVLAGDIPEKLVVDLTGKNIGDVIHIEDITLPEGAKATIARNFVIANIAAPSGLRSADAEDGDAEEDAAEA, encoded by the coding sequence ATGGCTGGTGAGATCCCTGATCTGATCGCCGAGGTCCGGACGGGGACAGGCAAGGGGGCCGCTCGTCAATCTCGTCGTGACGGCAAAGTTCCGGGTGTGGTCTATGGGGGCGGCGCAGAGCCGATCTCGATCGACTTCAACTATAACTACCTTCTCAAGCGCCTCAAAGAGGGCCGCTTCCTGTCCAAGCTCTGGAACCTCAAAGTCGAGGGCCAGGAAGACGTGCGCGTCATCGCGCGCGCCGTTCAGCGGGACGTTGTGAAGGATCTGCCGACGCACGTCGACCTGATGCGCCTTCGCCGCACCTCGCGGATCAACCTGTTCGTGCATGTCGAATTCGAAAACCACGCGGCGGCCCCCGGCCTGAAGCGTGGCGGCACGATGGTTGTGGTCCGTCCCGAGGTCGAACTGAACGTTCTGGCCGGTGACATCCCCGAGAAGCTGGTGGTCGATCTGACCGGCAAGAACATCGGTGACGTTATCCACATCGAAGACATCACCCTGCCCGAAGGCGCGAAAGCGACCATCGCGCGGAACTTCGTCATCGCCAACATCGCGGCACCCTCGGGTCTGCGGTCGGCCGATGCTGAAGACGGTGACGCAGAAGAAGACGCCGCCGAGGCCTGA
- the pth gene encoding aminoacyl-tRNA hydrolase, whose protein sequence is MKLIIGLGNPGAQYARNRHNIGFMALDRIAADHGFTSWKARFQGQIAEGRLGGDKALLLKPQTFMNLSGQSVGEAMRYLKLTPDDVIVLHDELDLAPGKLRLKQGGGHAGHNGLRSIHQHIGEAYARVRLGIGHPGNKDAVAGYVLHDFAKADEDWLDDLMRGISDGADHLAAGDGAKFQNAVAQRTAPPRNAGRPAPVAKTPPAPEAPVEDTRSALQRLADRFK, encoded by the coding sequence ATGAAACTTATCATCGGCCTTGGCAATCCCGGCGCGCAATACGCGCGCAACCGTCACAACATCGGCTTCATGGCGCTGGACCGTATCGCCGCGGACCACGGCTTTACCTCGTGGAAAGCGCGCTTTCAGGGCCAGATCGCCGAGGGGCGGCTGGGCGGCGACAAGGCGCTGCTGCTCAAGCCGCAGACTTTCATGAACCTGTCGGGCCAGTCCGTCGGCGAGGCGATGCGCTATCTCAAGCTGACGCCCGACGATGTGATCGTGCTGCATGACGAGCTGGACCTTGCACCCGGCAAGCTGCGCCTGAAACAGGGAGGCGGGCATGCCGGGCATAACGGGTTGCGCTCGATCCATCAGCATATCGGCGAAGCTTACGCGCGTGTCCGGCTGGGCATTGGCCATCCGGGGAACAAGGATGCCGTGGCGGGCTATGTGCTGCACGACTTCGCCAAGGCGGATGAGGACTGGCTGGACGATCTGATGCGGGGGATCTCGGACGGGGCGGATCACCTGGCAGCGGGCGACGGGGCCAAGTTCCAGAACGCTGTGGCGCAACGCACCGCGCCGCCGCGCAACGCCGGGCGGCCTGCGCCGGTGGCGAAAACCCCGCCTGCACCCGAAGCGCCGGTTGAGGATACCCGCTCGGCCCTGCAACGCCTCGCGGATCGCTTCAAATGA
- a CDS encoding DUF2332 domain-containing protein produces the protein MSDRLRHALRQQADACAGLGSPFMAQLCTLLAERLEPDTALTRRLFDWPGDLTSNAASVSLRLAGALHALVLQGHAGLAAVYPPNACDDDTLWQAVHAALASDAAFIDGFIDSAPQTNEVRRSAVLIATGHWLAARYPLPLVFSELGASAGLNLNWDRFALDLGTTTLGPTDPALTLTPDWRGPHPAPSTVRVTERAGVDLNPIDLTDPAQRLRLLAYLWPDQPHRKALTEAAIAASPPRPAKADAIDWLEPRLTPRPGQLHLIWSTIAWQYFPAAVQARGTALIAAAGATATPDAPLAWLSYEADGQSLGAGLTLRLWPGDQTIDLGRADFHGRWVDWRAP, from the coding sequence ATGAGTGACCGTCTGCGCCATGCCCTGCGGCAGCAGGCCGACGCCTGCGCGGGCCTCGGCTCGCCTTTCATGGCGCAGCTTTGCACGCTGCTGGCCGAGCGTCTGGAACCAGACACGGCCCTCACCCGGCGCCTGTTCGACTGGCCCGGTGATCTGACGTCGAACGCGGCTTCGGTCTCGCTGCGGTTGGCCGGTGCCCTGCACGCGCTGGTGCTGCAAGGGCATGCGGGGCTGGCGGCGGTGTATCCGCCCAACGCCTGCGACGATGACACGCTCTGGCAGGCCGTGCACGCCGCGTTGGCGTCCGACGCGGCGTTCATCGACGGCTTTATCGACAGCGCGCCGCAAACCAACGAGGTCCGCCGCTCTGCCGTGCTGATCGCCACCGGTCACTGGCTCGCCGCGCGCTATCCGTTGCCGCTTGTGTTCAGCGAGCTGGGGGCCAGCGCCGGGCTCAACCTGAACTGGGACCGTTTCGCGCTCGACCTGGGCACCACGACGCTCGGCCCCACCGATCCGGCTCTCACCCTGACGCCCGACTGGCGCGGCCCGCACCCTGCCCCGTCAACGGTGCGCGTTACCGAGCGCGCCGGCGTCGATCTCAACCCGATCGACCTTACCGACCCGGCGCAGCGCCTCCGCCTGCTGGCTTATCTCTGGCCCGACCAGCCCCACCGCAAGGCGCTGACCGAAGCGGCCATCGCCGCCAGCCCGCCGCGCCCGGCCAAAGCGGACGCCATCGACTGGCTTGAGCCCCGCCTGACCCCGCGCCCCGGCCAGTTGCACCTGATCTGGAGCACCATCGCCTGGCAATACTTCCCCGCCGCCGTGCAGGCGCGCGGTACGGCCCTGATCGCGGCCGCCGGTGCCACAGCCACCCCCGACGCCCCGCTCGCCTGGCTCAGCTACGAGGCCGACGGGCAATCCCTCGGCGCAGGCCTCACCCTGCGCCTCTGGCCCGGCGATCAGACCATCGACCTCGGCCGCGCCGACTTCCACGGCCGGTGGGTCGACTGGCGCGCGCCCTGA
- the hemF gene encoding oxygen-dependent coproporphyrinogen oxidase yields the protein MTDFDTRKTQAADWFRSLRDTITARFEALEDSTDSDLPPGRFEVTPTTRDEGRGGGGIMSVMRGGRLFEKVGVNWSAVHGTLGERAQKAMAARGVPGMADDPRFWASGISLVAHMRNPHCPAVHMNTRMFWTPGAWWFGGGADLNPCLEYPDDTAHFHAEMHRACDAHDPAYYPRFKSWADEYFFIPHRGRARGVGGIFYDDLNSGGSDHDSWDADFAFTRAVGDAFLPAFAPLCEKRRTSPWTDADREAQLIHRGLYAEYNLVYDRGTKFGLETGHDANAVLMSLPPLAKWI from the coding sequence ATGACCGATTTCGACACCCGCAAAACTCAGGCCGCCGACTGGTTCCGCAGCCTGCGTGACACGATCACCGCGCGTTTCGAGGCGCTTGAGGACAGCACCGACAGCGACCTGCCACCGGGCCGGTTCGAGGTCACGCCCACCACCCGCGACGAAGGCCGCGGCGGGGGCGGCATCATGTCAGTGATGCGCGGCGGGCGGCTGTTCGAGAAGGTCGGGGTGAACTGGTCCGCCGTGCACGGCACGCTGGGCGAGCGCGCGCAAAAGGCCATGGCGGCGCGCGGCGTGCCGGGGATGGCGGATGATCCGCGCTTCTGGGCCTCGGGGATCAGCCTTGTCGCCCATATGCGCAACCCGCATTGCCCGGCGGTGCATATGAACACGCGGATGTTCTGGACGCCGGGGGCGTGGTGGTTCGGCGGCGGGGCCGACCTGAACCCCTGTCTTGAGTACCCCGACGATACCGCGCATTTCCACGCCGAAATGCACCGCGCCTGCGACGCGCATGACCCGGCCTATTACCCAAGGTTCAAATCCTGGGCGGATGAGTATTTCTTCATCCCCCACCGAGGCCGCGCGCGCGGGGTCGGCGGGATCTTCTATGACGACCTGAATTCGGGCGGCAGCGATCACGACAGCTGGGACGCCGATTTCGCCTTTACCCGCGCGGTGGGCGACGCCTTCCTGCCCGCCTTCGCCCCCTTGTGCGAAAAGCGCCGGACCAGCCCCTGGACCGATGCCGACCGCGAAGCGCAACTGATCCACCGCGGGCTCTATGCCGAGTATAACCTCGTCTACGACAGGGGCACCAAGTTCGGTCTGGAAACCGGCCACGACGCGAACGCCGTGCTGATGAGCCTGCCGCCGCTGGCAAAATGGATCTGA